From the genome of Rhododendron vialii isolate Sample 1 chromosome 10a, ASM3025357v1:
tttttgtcttattgatttttttttgtctttattcaaaaaattataagtttcgatcaaatttttttacttttccgattcctctcatcaaaacaaattaataagtcacaaaaatatgacacaaaacaaaaaaaatgcaaaaaaatttgaataaggacaaaaaaaataagttaattttttaatccaaaccctttgcgggactaccatgagagaaatttattcacggcggagcacaatttcacgggtccattcgtgcaattaatggatgagatgtgttttcaattttgattggtcaaaataattgttgctggtcacaattgatttttaattcaaaccattcaaaatatttttgaacgcgTGTGATTTAggacaaaacaattgaataaaagaaagagaaggccatgctcctggGGGTTCGgggggcgagagagagagagagagagagagagagagagaggggagagagagagagagagagagagagagagagagagagagggaaaagagaccaattgatgggtctgggtttggaaaagagaccaattaagagatgaaatttggtgggttactttcattgcctattgggtcatttaagttgacccaattgatgcccaattttgacccaactaataatgggttagctgggtttgaacccattcttacccaactaataaatgggttgggttgagtctattttttagttgatgggtctggattTGTTAATGgatctgggttcaatttgccacccatAGTTTTCTTTATGCTATATTTTTGTGTTGCCTTACgtgaaattacaaaaaaatccgTGTGCGCGCGATGCCTTGCAGTGATATCTATAAGCGATTATATGCATAAAAGAATGTGAAATTTTATGGGTACCATCATATTAATTTTGATGGCATTTATATAAGGGTAATGGGTCTCTTTGTGGGTTTTGAAGTGCATTTGTGAGACTCACTCACATATGACTAAATACCTAACACATTAATCGTGTCTGAATCTGTGCACCCTATCTTTCTTTTGCACATGTTGGCATTGTCTGAATCTGTGCACCCTATCTTTCTTTTGCACATGTTGGCATTTAAGATTACGCAATAGTACTCATTCATGGGTTGTCAACATGGTAAGGGCGAACCAACATAGCagagtttgatttttcttggagaCAAACTATGATTTAAGTGGGGGGCCATGACATTGGGTTGTTGTGCTAGTCTTCCTTGAGGTTTGGATTGCGTAGTCGGGTCCAATAGTGACTCTGCTGCAGGGTTGTTCCTCAGTTaccaaaaacgaaaagaaaagaaaagattacgCAATAGCTTGAGAAAGCTTATATCAAATCCAGTTTCCCAATAGGATGAAGTTGCACACAATATATACTCAACGTAGCCGTAAATATTGTTCTAAAGTACTCAATGGCAAAcaaacaatattaatttccACAAACACTGCTGTGAGTAAAACAAGGTCACACCAGCCttacggtttggattttgactCGGAAATTGTGCATGTACCGTATGTACGGATTGACCTAGGATTAATGTGCATTCTCACTAAAAATTCCATCATATGGTTTTCGATCGATTaatgtgcatgcatgcatgtctGCTCAATTGATATATGTGTGGACTTATCTCGGGCTCACAagtagacctgggtaacaggtcgtgtcgggtcgtgttcgtgtcgtgttagtcgggttcgtgtcacaaatcacccaatccgaacccaacccatttagaattcgtgtttctcgagtcgtgttatttttgtgtttcgtgtcagaaaagctcaaccctaacctgttaacttcgtgtccggttcgtgtcatgttatcgtgtctgttgcccaactctatatagaattacagatataccatatattatgtatataagttcgtgttaatgggtgacacagattagtaaccgtgttaatcgtgtcaatttcgtgtctcgcgtgttcaacccgaacccaacccatttagaattcgtgttctcgagtcgtgtcattttcgtgtttcgtgtcagaaatgttcaaccctaacccgctaacttcgtgtccgattcgtgtcgtgttatcgtgtctcgtgtccgttgcccagctctacTCACAAGCATGCAGAATACAAATAGTGTATATTGGGTACAATATGCAAAGAATAATATGTCtctaaaaaataagtttgatCAGATGTCGTTAGATATATGAATAACTCGAATTTCATTCCATAATTTGTACGATATAAGTTTAAGGGTGAGTTAATTTCCTCTAAAAAgccacttgaatttttttttttgtctttattcaaaaaaaatcgataGATATATGAATGAGGTCGCCGATTGGCGCTCATCGTAGTGTACTAGTGTGGTGGTCGGTGCCAATGGAACTCAATGGTGGTTACTAGCGCTGAATCTGATGgtggagggggagagagagagagagagagagagagagagagagagagagagagaaaaacctgAGTTAAAGCTTTGACAATGAGCAACGAATTAATGAGGAGGAGAGCAGCAGTAGTGGTGGCAGACAgagaaaaagattcaaaatctgAGTAAAGAGTTGGAGGTGCACATGCTCATACCAAGTGAAGCTTTTACTTAAAATTTTACTGTggctagagatgctctaatgctatctaaaaataaaattctcacACATAATGCATGTGGGCTTCTgtattttctcctttcttttccacATAATTCAGCTTGTAAagatcatttcttcttcttaataGAGTGAAGACAAGGTGAATATATAAAGGGAGTAAACTCAAAGGAGTTGCCGTAACAGTAGTGATCAAGTAATCAGAAAACTCAGAAAATTAATCATTGATATGGCATTCGACTTAATTTTACATGCATGCTTCTCGTATTCGATCAGTCCACACAAGATTTTGCTCCAACTTTAACCAGGCCCGGCTATTGAATTGCGGGGCTGGTCTTTCGACTTGATCAAACCAGATTCAGATTTCCAAATATCAAAATGTGAATCAAAAAAGGAAGTACTAAAGGTgtgcctgtttttttttcctgcttcTTGGCTTTTATTAACTGTAACCAACTAAAAACAATATTACAAACAAGCCCctgataccaaaaaaaaaaaacctcccaaTCACAAGAGCTCAAATAATGTAGTCTCTAATAGGTTCTTGGTCCCAAACAATTCCTGGGATTGGGGTTACATTGTTCCTATCACTATCATAATTAATCAGCCAATCCAAAGTACTGCTGAAGTCACCATCCCAGAAATCCAAGCTATTGATGATGTCACATTGCCAATCAAAATTTGGGAAGTCAAATTCTTGAATTATACTGGAGGAAGAAGACGATGGAGCAGAAGATGAAGAACGAGAAGCAGATACAAGAGTACTGATCTCATGGGGTTCAATCAATGGGACCTCATCTGTACAAAACCCATTGTTGATCACTTCCATTGATGGATCTTCATCTGGGTTTATTAGTTCCTCATTGGCCTCTGTAATTGATGATTCCATTGATGATGACTCTGTTTCACTGCTTGGGCCCACTTGTTgatcttcttgtttttctttgggTAGTTCATCAGTTGGGAGTGGTTTGTGTGTTAGAGGGTCAATCCCCATTTTCTTGAGCTTTTTCTTGATGTGGGTATTCCAGTGGTTCTTTATCTCGTTATCGGTTCTTCCGGGGAGATGAGAAGCAATTTTAGACCATCtgcagaaggaaaaaaaattaaattatccACACTTTTATGACTGGGTAAGATCGATAATTCttcatttgaatttttgaaaaaataaagtaaaagcaCATCTTCAATCAAGTTGGATAAAATTACATTGAGTAATGCTACATATTGGATAAGATACCGTtatgccattatcaatgagatAGTGTTATGTCAacgggaagtgctacaatacacatcccttatttgggtgtgtatcatatgcacccttattaaaatacactaaaatgttatgaatcacaaaatgttacgaatctattgctaaaaagttacgaatcatattgttgaaaagttatgaatttttagtataaaagttacgatatgaaataaaatgttatgaatgaccggtcctacaagtaattttttatgaggtggcacaatatgaacgacacaataggtgcatatggtacacaccttaaagagGTGTATATTGAAGACTTTTCCTATGTCAACATGTCATGTTGATTCTAATCAGTATTACAGTAAATTTAAGCTGGCTATCGTACacaaaaattggaatttttttttgatgaccGGATGTCCAGGCCAGCTTGCGCGCGAATCTCTGGAAAGAAAAAGGTAAGTCACAGGGAAGAAGTGATGCAGAAATGAATGACTTCATGAAGGTTTGAAAGTAAATTTTATCAATTCAACATGCAGGAAGTTCTACTATGCTTCGAATTCTCATCTTGTTCCGGTCTTACTGATCATTTGTTGTGTGCTACTGATCATTTGTTGTGTGCTGACGGTGTCGAAGCGGAGGAGGATACTGTGTCATCGTGTCCGGATAAATTTCGTACTAGTAAACTCTAGCAGATCAACATGACGGCAATGCTTTTTAAATAGGTAAGTcacaaagacgaaaaaattcaaCTTAGGAAAGTAAACATGTCATGTCATGTTGATACCGTtatgccattatcaatgagatAGTGTTATGTCAACATGTCATGTTGATTCTAATCAGTATTACAGTGAATTTAAGCTGGCTATCTACacaaaaattggaatttttttttgataactggATGTCCAGGACCATGCCAGCTTGCGCTCGAATCTCTTGAAAGAAAAAGGTAAGTCACAGAGAAGAAGTGACGCAGAAATGACCGACTTCAGGAAGGTTTGAAAGTAAATTTTATCAATTCAACTTGCAGGAAGTTCTACTCTGCTTCGAATTCTCCTCTTGTTCCGGTCTTACTGATCATTCGTTGTGTGCTGACGGTGTCAAATCGGAGGAGGAGACTGTGTCATCGTGTCCGGATAAATTTCGTACTAGTAAACTCTAGAAGATCAACATGACGGCAATGCTTTTTAAATTACCAGTcacaaagacgaaaaaattcaaCTTAGGAAAGTAAATAGTAAAAGTAAAAGACCTGTTGCCAAGTTGAGCATGGAGGTCAATAACCGTCTTCTCTTCGTACTCTGATAAGAGACCCCTCTTTAAGTCTGGCCTAAGATAGTTTGTCCACCTCAGCCTGCAACTCTTACCACACCTTAGTAATCCTGCAATGACACACACCATAACATTTTCCCAATTGAGAGAAAGTTGACATAAATAAGAGGATACATAACTCTTCACATTCTTTTTACAATTTGAGTGGGCGGCTTTTCTGGCACATTCCTTTTCTAATGATTGTAAACTAGTGACCTTTGTGTTAATATCCACCACTGGGCTCCTGTTCCAGTTGGTAAAGGTGGCGGTTTAAGCTCTGTCGAGGGTGTTCAGAAATTTAGGGCTATGAATAATTTCTAAAACTCTTTGTGAAGTAACCTATTAACACTCTGCTAACCCcgtcaatatatacaatattggcaaaaaaaagaccTTTGTTAATATCCcacttttttgttgagaaaaaCAAACAATCTTAAGAGAATAAAGGAAGATATAAAAAACCAGTTGATTTTTCAATCGGAGCCATGGTGGAACGGTCTGGGACGCCACATGACTTTATATCCGAAGACCACTAAATAATTACTTCATAGTGAAAAATCAACAATTTCCTTTTTAAGAATCTACGGaccactaaataattactccttCATAGAGTCTACGGACTCCTTAATTTATTACAAAATCAGCCATGAAAGATATGCATAGATGGAAGCCATTTTGTAAAGATGGGTCTTATGGTAAGTAAAAAGtggataactttttttttttaacaggaaAAAGCGATCGAATATCATTAATAAGTCAAAACAGAGAGTTACAGAGTGACGAACAACGAAAAGAGGCTAGAGCATATAGCATTACAACGAAAAATTAATAAGCATCCCAACTAGGTTTGTTACACTTGAATTGATGATAGtaaaattacacaaaaaattagaaacaaacTTCTGAGAAACTAATGACATTCAAATTATCTTGACTCATGATCCGAAAGCAACAACTTTGCAAACAAATCCACAATTTCGTTTCGGcccaactgttttttttttaataaccggatgtccggtCCAGCTTGCGTGTATCTCGACCAATTAGACTTTGCACTAAGCCACAACAATTAAACATCCCCATTGTGTCCCTAAGCTTACTGCCACCCAATAATTGATATTTATGTATAAGAATTCCTTCTCTATATGTGTCTCGCTAATCTTTTTTAGCGTTCCTCGAAATGCTATTTTCGGGGCTAGGCTTGTTACAGCTATCTTTCTGTTTAAATAAGGCAAGTGGATCATAATTGAAGTGTCACGGAAAAAACTCTTTACTTTCTGTCAATTAGGCTTTATTCACTTGTCAAGAAATTAGAGTAGGAAAACTATTCCCGAAAAAGCAATAGTGGAGTGAagtaaaacaaaatgaaaaagtatTTCCCGTTTTGtgtttgatatatatatatataacaaatttaagtgaaagtTAAAAATTAGTAATTTGGTTTTTTAGAAACAAGATTTCTGCAACATCTTGTGTTTTTCGGGACAACTTTTGAGGACATCTTTGTTctcattttcaaagattaaaaaaaaaaaatcttttttgccaataaaaaaaactttagagGGTAAGCGAATCCTTGCGGAAAGTCAAAAGACACGGGTCTCACAACTTCTCAACTaattgaacaaattaaaaatcGGGAAAGTTGAACATTTCcgttcttttctttcctttccgtTCTGGGCAACTGAATGGAGCTTTTAAGTTCTGTCCTTTTTAtcccagaaaaagaaaagaagatggaATTTGGAAGAGTTGGAGGAGACCTGCAAGTTTAGGGACAGCTCTCCAGCAGCATTGGCCATTGGTGAGGATGAAGTTGATCAGCCTCTTGTCCTCTTCAGCTGTCCATGGCCCCTTCTTTAGCCCTACTTTCTCACAACACGGCTGTCTCCCCATCCTATACGTATGTATATGTAAActctatgagagagagagagagagagagagagagagagagagaggaatgaagGCAATGCGTATTTTGGGGTATGACTTTAGTGATCACCACTGCCTTTTATAAGGAGCTCCACCTCTCCTCTAGAAGGACACGGCTGAAGACTCTagtgctctttttttttttttttcaaattttgtctttttatttgAAGTTTATCCTGAGTGACACAAGTGTAAATTATGAAAATGCAGGGAGGCCCCACGCGTTCGATGTCCCAATCCAATAGGAAAGCGCCAGCCGCCAACTCATTCGCTCCACAAACTTTGATTTTAtaccatgaaaaaattaaacaaaccccaaaaaaaaaatccaaaattataTGCCAGTTTCGGCATcgtctctaaaaaaaaaaggtatttcaataatttataaaaagaaaTATCATTTTAGAACTTTTgtctaataaaactaattaTCAAGACCTATCAGAAGATCTATGTTagatatgaaaagaaaaatataaataacaTTTTAAGAAGCCCGAAATAGTGAGAACACGACATGCAAATtagaatggagggagtaatttgaAAATTATGCGCATGAACTAGCCTCTacaccaacccaaaaaaaaaaaaaaagattatattcTTAGGTCCTGTTTTGCTAaggttcatattttttaaatacttatttttttattttacgagacaagtcattctatcacaatacatcacatttaattcaaaaaataacgaagtatttatttaaaaaagtactttattttaGGTAGTGGAGCACACCCTTACTCTGTTAGACAAACACAAAAGGCAAAGACAGAGAATTGGGGCTATTGCCCCTTCAAAAGGAGTCAAATTTTATCCATGAgattctttatttgatttttcaaatttctccCAATTGGGGCTATTAATTGCCCCTTAAAAAGAAGTCAAGTTTCTCCCCCTTCTCTTACACTTTAATTCGTTTTTTATACCTACTATTTGTTTATtcatgagggaaaaaaaaagtcgtGTGGCATTTTTAATTTGGGGTGACATTAGTAAAGTTCAGGCGGTGTTGGTTAATTTTAGGTGACCTTAACAAAATTTTCGGTGGCATGAGTAATTTTAGGGTGGCGTCAGTAATTTTTGGATTGGCAATAGTATTATTGGAGGCAAGGTAGCCTTTGCAAAAAGTGGCCTAGTCTACTTTGTGTGGTTAAGGGTTTATCAGTTCATCTAATCTAATCACAAAAAAGTAAGAGAAGCATATCAGACCAACACACATGCTATGTGGAGGCAAATTTAGACATTTTTTCTATTGGGAAAGAAAGTTTAATATGGAGGCAAATATGAAGGTAACATTTGCATAGCCAGACATAGATGTGTCAAtagatcggattaaatccgaatccgatttgaaaaattcaatttgaatccgataacgtcgatccAATAATTCGAATCCagtaatccaaatacggatcggattgaattcagatcggatcggattaaatccgctATCAATTTGATCTgaactttatttaaaaaaatatttttaatatttttaaaattttgtaaattttttattttgaaaaaaaaatgtttaagaagttgtattttttttttaattttttttaaaacatatttttttccggatcggattcggatttttaGGTTGGATATCCAATTTTACAGATTCAAATTCGGATTACCACTATTGGATTTATGAAATTTGGATTCGGATTGGATATGAGCAttattggatttggatttgtcgGATTCGGATTCAATCCGGTCCATTGAGAAGCTTAGCCAGACATTGTTTCTAATTTGTGTGGTTAAGGATTGATCAGTTGAACTAATTAATCATTTTGTGGCTTAAAAAACTAGTTCATTTGGTCAAAATCTTGACATGTTTCAGCCTAACCCAGCATTTATTAAACAGCTGACATGCTAATTGTTCATGTTATCGGTCGCTAATTGCTTCCATGTGTAGGGATGATAAATGAACCAAGCAATTCAAATCCGAGCTCATaatttcttattaaaaaaaatctttcaaaacCGGTTTCTTACATAGataaattgaatatttttttgaagctcgttataATATAAATCAAACTTGAACGAGGAAATACCTAATAAGCTAAGCTTATAATGAAGCTACTCGATCGATATTGGTTCTTGGAGCTAAGCTTACACCCCAATTCAATGGAAATTTATTCAATGCCCATGGACACCGTCACACGTGCCCGAACTTTTTCTCTATCACGCATTTGTGTGATCTCCTCCACACTTTAGAGAAAGAATTTGGGACACTACCGCGTGGTGCCTCAAGGGCATGGCAATTACTCCAAGTGTGatttccgcttgaccaaaaaaaaaaacaaattactccAAGTGAAGATATTTTGCTTTATCAACCCCAAGGGAATGACCTAGTACTAGTTAAGACTCGGGACTTGGGGGTTGTGTCTCCTAAAGTTTAAGGTGcgaaatttctcaaattttatcAACTCATTTAGCGCCAATCCATACAGATCTCTGCTCTGATTTTAATTAAGATTTTTGCAAGTAAATAATAGGATTGGTCCCCAAAATTAATTGATACGCACAAAAGCTAACCCGAACACTTGAATTATCAAAATGATATTTTGTTTGTCTTCTAATTAATTAGACAGTGGTGCGCTTTGAATCTTCGCAATAAAAGGAAAGTTCGCCGAAGACTCCGACGAACGTAGCAGATACGTAAGCAATCTTATCCAAATTTAATGAACCCTGCTAACTACACATACATCTgtgtacagattgtgcacagatttaaTTGTGGAGTCACCACGGAtcacacacaaataatccgagccgttcattaaatgtaaaatattatttcaagggtacccaaaaaaaaaaatcaatttaataACTATAGGTACTCAATCCAATTATCTAAaatttcattcagatttttgggtaatgaaaaattagataattagatcaagcacttatagatattggattgagctgattaaTTATGgcaacccttaaaaaaatgttttacatttaataaacggctcgaatcatttatGTGGAATCCGTAGTgagccccacaataaaatctgtgcacatattATCTGTGTGGACAGATTTACCGAAATTTAATTTCTCTGCACGTGTCTAGCCCTCCATGCACGTAGGTCCCTCGTAATTTGTGAAAGTCACGGGCATCAGACTATTTCAGACATAAATTTATCAAAAATGCTAGAAGCTCATCATGTAGCACACCTCAGACACACCCTTCTCACATACAAGTGGAGCCCACTGAAACGGGCCCCACCTGCATGTGAGAAGTGTGTGGCTGAGATGTGCCACACCTGATGTGTTCCTAGCACTTCTCTAAATTTATTTGTATATGTGCACAAAATTTTATCAGGGCGGTTTTggaaacacccaaaaaaacacctcatagttcctaATCAAAtttggatgatccgagccgctcaatgtgatcagaatgtgattttaagggtatctgcgagaaatcagcaaaaaaatgacagggaagagcttgatccgaacagtttcgaatagttttttactaaacggttcaaataaaaactgctcaaatcaagcctttcccgatcatttttttggctaatttctcacgggcactcttaaaatcatattttgcacacattaaacggttcggatcataaaatttgatagggaactatgagattgaaatttgaggtgtttttttaaatgtttttttgggtgtccccggaaccgcctcGAAAGGTGCGGGAAAGTGTCGCGGTCCCTACATTACTCCAAATATTTTCACCAATTATATATACTggttagtttaaaaaaatttcctggATTAGCCCTCCATGTTCCTAGGATGTGTGGAAACAAAATCACTAAACTTAATtctaattattcattttttttattgacaacaaaattttattgatacTCAACAAAGGATATATCGACATAGAAGTCCAGGCCAAACATAGAAAGTCTGCACACACAGataatctgtgcatagattttatGGTGGTTCCCACACAAATGACCCGatccattcattaaatgtataacatttttttaagggttctcgcaaaaaatcagctcaatccaatacgtatagatgctcgatccaatcgtctaacttttcattcagattttagaataatgaaaagttacacgattgaatcgagcatctataggaaTCGGATTGGACTGATTTTTTGGCGAGAACcctgaaaaattattttatatttaataaacGATTCGAATCATTTATGTAGGATTTGTGGTGGACCCTATAATAAAATCTTTGTagaatctgtgcacagattgtctcTGTGTGTAGCAGGAATTTTGATACCCAAAATCAAGGTACGTAGGTTCCGACCCCCACTGATTAGACGGTTAACAACTGATTCTACACGGCCgatcgaaaagaaaaaaaaaaaacacaactgaTTCTACACGTCCGCCACTTTGTGCGACTGTACGCCTGTCTACATACATATGTAATACATCTCCCCAAAAACATGCGACAAGCTATATTATTAATCTTCTCTATGACCTCAATCTTCAGTTCTTTTTTACTAGTACATGAAGTAGTGACATAATAGTAATATGGTCCACAGAAAGGTATGATTTTCAAACTAGTTTTGCTTACAACGCGGTTGCAACTTGTTTGGGGACAATTATTTTGGAGCCATATGCCACAACCTCACATGTAACAAGTACTGAAGAATGGCCTGGTACTTTTATTTTTACGGTTTCGGACCCATCGTTCCGCTCAAGAAGGTGGGCGGAGAGAATCACGGTGTGCACCATGCGTCATACATGCCCAGTCCCATCGCAGGTTGGAGGTCGGAACAACGCTGGATCTACTGCAAGTGCCGCATCGTTAATGCCGTCAATGCGAGGAATGTTTGTATGAAATTCTGATTGGTCAATGGACTACTCATGTAAGAAGCGAATCCCAGCCGAGATgaaatctaagccgttcattgccgagcaTGGATGGCTCGGATGGGGATAACACCCATGCATGTACAACAGGGACCCCGCGTTcactcgatttttttattttattttattttatttttttttttgggggggggggggtggggggggtgggggggttgTGCGCTTTAAATATTGAGAAATGGAACTAggctatttctttaattttttccgTTCCGGGTTTTGATTGGAACGTGCACGTAATTATTTAGTGATCTTGAAGTTCCGTTTCATATGATATTCCTACACTTTCATCCATCACACACTTTTATAAGGTCTATACATTTGATAGTGACCCCACGAAAATGCATGGTGGAACGTGGAACATGCAGTTTTGTTTATGGGATTGTTAAATTAATTGTCCAAATTTTGGCTATTCGTTGAAAAATCAAGTGCGAGATTCTTTCCGTCTGATATTAGGTTAGAGTTTTTTtcaagggcaaatttcactgacctcccctgaggtttctgaaatgacactgccctcccctcctttacctgaCAATACCAAGGGACTCCCCCCCCCGTTAATTGCACGTTAGAAAACGGATGGAAAAGATATTGTAAAAAGTCTGGTGagagtaaagagtctgatgagagtagtataggtattgtaaaaagtatagtacaatgacatcggttttatttggttgaagtttagtttagtttagttttagtagtgggtggaaagagaaataaagtaatgattgaagagaggggtaatgattggagagagatagagagaggagatgagaaaataataattagagaaatatgataatgattggagaaagaagtaaggtaatgattgaaaaataaaactaaaacaaaattaaactaagGACCGAACAAAGCCGATCACCTTTTCCATCCGTTTTCTAACATGCAATtaaccgggggggggggggggggggggggggggggggcagtgtctcagaaacctcaggggaggtttctgttcgtgtcagaaacatCAGGGGAGGAGAAGTATACAGTTAAGTTCTAATTAGGTAAAAGTTGAATTCATTGAAAAATAACATTGCATGCATGACACTGTCAAAGAAATATTATTTCACATTTAGTAGGTATGGAA
Proteins encoded in this window:
- the LOC131304379 gene encoding transcription factor MYB20-like is translated as MGRQPCCEKVGLKKGPWTAEEDKRLINFILTNGQCCWRAVPKLAGLLRCGKSCRLRWTNYLRPDLKRGLLSEYEEKTVIDLHAQLGNRWSKIASHLPGRTDNEIKNHWNTHIKKKLKKMGIDPLTHKPLPTDELPKEKQEDQQVGPSSETESSSMESSITEANEELINPDEDPSMEVINNGFCTDEVPLIEPHEISTLVSASRSSSSAPSSSSSSIIQEFDFPNFDWQCDIINSLDFWDGDFSSTLDWLINYDSDRNNVTPIPGIVWDQEPIRDYII